The Halichoerus grypus chromosome 9, mHalGry1.hap1.1, whole genome shotgun sequence genome has a window encoding:
- the SMIM29 gene encoding small integral membrane protein 29 produces MSNTTVPNAPQANSDSMVGYVLGPFFLITLVGVVVAVVMYVQKKKRADRLRHHLLPMYSYDPAEELHEAEQELLSDVGDPKVVHGWQSGYQHKRMPLLDVKT; encoded by the exons ATGAGTAACACCACAGTGCCCAACGCCCCTCAGGCCAACAGCGACTCCATGGTGGGCTATGTGCTCGGGCCTTTCTTCCTCATCACCCTGGTCGGGGTGGTGGTGGCTGTG GTAATGTATGTCCAGAAGAAAAAGCG ggccgACCGGCTTCGTCATCACCTGCTGCCCATGTACAGCTACGACCCCGCTGAGGAGCTGCATGAGGCTGAGCAGGAGCTGCTCTCTGATGTGGGAGACCCCAAG GTGGTACACGGCTGGCAGAGTGGCTACCAGCACAAGCGGATGCCCCTGCTGGATGTCAAGACCTGA